A region from the Aricia agestis chromosome 12, ilAriAges1.1, whole genome shotgun sequence genome encodes:
- the LOC121732777 gene encoding ras-related protein Rab-40C isoform X1, which translates to MFTTTGMVAAPQQATGQVAQNGSTTLPRSHHQRTGRPPAAPKSYDYLLKVLLVGDSDVGKQEILQDLEDGSADSPFCSGSGNHSYKTTTILLDGKRVKLQLWDTSGQGRFCTIIRSYSRGAQGILLVYDITNRWSFDSIDRWLEEVEKHAPGVPKVLVGNRLHLAFKRQVQERDAEMYAAKNHMAFFEVSPLCNFNIRESFCELSRMALHRNGMERLWRSNKVLSLQELCCRAIVAQTSVYGLERLPLPTTLKSHLKSYAISAAPSRHRARTTKHSHHTRLNCTGRNSCNIA; encoded by the exons ATGTTTACCACTACTGGAATGGTAGCAGCTCCACAGCAGGCGACTGGTCAGGTTGCACAAAATGGAAGTACGACGTTACCTCGCTCTCATCATCAAAGAACAG GAAGACCACCAGCAGCCCCAAAGTCCTATGACTATCTTCTAAAAGTGCTGCTAGTGGGAGATTCTGATGTTGGAAAACAAGAGATCCTTCAAGATTTAGAAGATGGATCGGCCGACTCGCCATTCTGTAGTGGAAGCGGTAATCATt CTTACAAGACCACAACTATTCTTTTGGATGGAAAGAGAGTAAAGTTACAACTATGGGACACGTCTGGGCAAGGGAGGTTTTGTACCATCATCCGCTCTTACTCTAGGGGAGCCCAAGGAATACTCCTTGTGTATGATATAACAAATAGATGGTCTTTTGACAGCATTGACAGGTGGCTGGAGGAAGTTGAGAAG CATGCTCCAGGTGTACCAAAGGTGCTAGTTGGCAATAGACTGCATTTGGCATTTAAACGACAAGTACAAGAGCGTGATGCAGAAATGTATGCTGCTAAAAATCACATGGCTTTCTTTGAAGTCAGTCCCCTTTGTAACTTTAACATACGGGAGAGTTTCTGTGAACTCTCCCGCATGGCCCTACACCGCAATGGCATGGAAAGACTATGGAGAAGCAACAAAG TTCTCAGCCTGCAAGAGTTGTGCTGTCGGGCGATAGTGGCTCAGACGTCGGTATACGGCCTGGAGCGACTGCCACTGCCCACCACGCTCAAGTCTCACCTCAAATCTTACGCGATATCGGCCGCGCCGAGCCGACATCGCGCCCGGACCACCAAGCACTCGCATCACACGCGGCTCAACTGTACAGGACGAAACTCTTGCAATATCGCATGA
- the LOC121732777 gene encoding ras-related protein Rab-40C isoform X2 has product MFTTTGMVAAPQQATGQVAQNGSTTLPRSHHQRTGRPPAAPKSYDYLLKVLLVGDSDVGKQEILQDLEDGSADSPFCSGSAYKTTTILLDGKRVKLQLWDTSGQGRFCTIIRSYSRGAQGILLVYDITNRWSFDSIDRWLEEVEKHAPGVPKVLVGNRLHLAFKRQVQERDAEMYAAKNHMAFFEVSPLCNFNIRESFCELSRMALHRNGMERLWRSNKVLSLQELCCRAIVAQTSVYGLERLPLPTTLKSHLKSYAISAAPSRHRARTTKHSHHTRLNCTGRNSCNIA; this is encoded by the exons ATGTTTACCACTACTGGAATGGTAGCAGCTCCACAGCAGGCGACTGGTCAGGTTGCACAAAATGGAAGTACGACGTTACCTCGCTCTCATCATCAAAGAACAG GAAGACCACCAGCAGCCCCAAAGTCCTATGACTATCTTCTAAAAGTGCTGCTAGTGGGAGATTCTGATGTTGGAAAACAAGAGATCCTTCAAGATTTAGAAGATGGATCGGCCGACTCGCCATTCTGTAGTGGAAGCG CTTACAAGACCACAACTATTCTTTTGGATGGAAAGAGAGTAAAGTTACAACTATGGGACACGTCTGGGCAAGGGAGGTTTTGTACCATCATCCGCTCTTACTCTAGGGGAGCCCAAGGAATACTCCTTGTGTATGATATAACAAATAGATGGTCTTTTGACAGCATTGACAGGTGGCTGGAGGAAGTTGAGAAG CATGCTCCAGGTGTACCAAAGGTGCTAGTTGGCAATAGACTGCATTTGGCATTTAAACGACAAGTACAAGAGCGTGATGCAGAAATGTATGCTGCTAAAAATCACATGGCTTTCTTTGAAGTCAGTCCCCTTTGTAACTTTAACATACGGGAGAGTTTCTGTGAACTCTCCCGCATGGCCCTACACCGCAATGGCATGGAAAGACTATGGAGAAGCAACAAAG TTCTCAGCCTGCAAGAGTTGTGCTGTCGGGCGATAGTGGCTCAGACGTCGGTATACGGCCTGGAGCGACTGCCACTGCCCACCACGCTCAAGTCTCACCTCAAATCTTACGCGATATCGGCCGCGCCGAGCCGACATCGCGCCCGGACCACCAAGCACTCGCATCACACGCGGCTCAACTGTACAGGACGAAACTCTTGCAATATCGCATGA